A genomic region of Caldanaerovirga acetigignens contains the following coding sequences:
- the serS gene encoding serine--tRNA ligase — MLDIKMIRSNPEEVKRALEKRGTQANLEEFLKLDEERRSLLVEVEQLKGLRNRESEEIARRKKQGEPADDLIEKMREVSGKIKEMDERVKKIEERLEQLLLMIPNIPDESVPVGESDADNVEVRRWGELRKFDFDPKPHWELGEALGILDFERAAKITGSRFVVYKGAGARLERALINFMLDLHIEKHGYREIFPPFIVNRASMTGTGQLPKFEEEAFKLYNNTDYFLIPTAEVPVTNLHRDEILEKDDLPIYYVAYSGCFRAEAGSAGRDTRGIIRQHQFNKVELVKFAEPDKSMEELEKLTKDAEEVLQLLGLPYRVVALCTGDLGFASAKTYDIEVWMPSYNRYVEISSCSNFKDYQARRANIRYRPEKGAKPQYVHTLNGSGLAVGRTTAAILENFQQPDGSVVIPEVLRPYMGGMDVITAK; from the coding sequence AAAGAGGAACGCAGGCAAACCTCGAAGAATTTTTGAAACTCGACGAAGAAAGAAGAAGTCTTCTGGTAGAGGTAGAGCAGCTTAAAGGCTTGCGAAACCGGGAGTCCGAAGAGATAGCCCGTAGGAAAAAACAGGGCGAGCCGGCCGATGACCTCATAGAAAAGATGCGGGAAGTTTCTGGGAAAATAAAAGAGATGGATGAACGCGTAAAGAAAATAGAAGAAAGACTGGAGCAGCTTTTATTGATGATTCCCAACATTCCTGATGAATCGGTACCGGTGGGGGAGAGCGATGCGGACAACGTGGAGGTAAGGCGCTGGGGCGAACTTCGGAAGTTTGATTTCGATCCTAAGCCTCATTGGGAGTTGGGAGAGGCCTTGGGCATCCTGGATTTTGAGAGGGCTGCAAAGATAACGGGTTCCAGGTTTGTGGTGTACAAAGGGGCAGGGGCGAGGCTGGAGAGAGCTTTAATCAACTTTATGCTGGATCTTCACATAGAAAAGCACGGTTATAGGGAGATATTTCCACCCTTTATTGTAAATAGGGCCAGCATGACTGGGACTGGACAACTGCCGAAATTTGAGGAGGAAGCATTTAAACTGTATAACAACACAGATTATTTCCTCATTCCTACTGCGGAGGTGCCGGTAACCAATCTTCACAGGGACGAAATACTGGAAAAAGACGACCTTCCCATATACTACGTAGCTTATAGCGGGTGTTTCAGAGCTGAAGCCGGGTCCGCCGGAAGAGACACGCGGGGAATTATAAGGCAGCATCAGTTTAACAAAGTGGAACTTGTAAAATTCGCGGAACCAGATAAATCCATGGAGGAGCTAGAAAAATTGACAAAAGATGCGGAAGAAGTGCTGCAGCTTTTGGGATTGCCATATAGGGTAGTGGCTTTGTGCACCGGAGATTTGGGTTTCGCATCGGCGAAGACTTACGATATTGAAGTCTGGATGCCAAGCTATAACCGTTACGTGGAAATTTCGTCGTGCAGCAACTTTAAAGATTACCAGGCCCGAAGAGCCAACATCCGATACAGGCCCGAAAAGGGAGCAAAACCCCAGTACGTCCATACCCTCAACGGTTCGGGGCTCGCGGTGGGCAGAACGACCGCGGCTATACTTGAAAACTTCCAGCAGCCCGATGGCTCTGTAGTAATACCAGAGGTGCTGAGACCTTACATGGGCGGAATGGATGTTATAACTGCAAAATGA